The DNA region CCTTCATTTTTCCCGATTCAGGAACGTCCTATCTATCCTCATGTTTCTCTGTCTGGTCCCCATGTTTCTCTTTCCCCACCTGCTGCCCAACATCTGCCCGGTTTCGTTAGGCGGGCAATTCCGTCACACTACTTGGCGCGTGGACACAACCACCCGTTCGCGGTCAGCCACTCCAAAATGGGTGTCTGCCATTGGTCGCGTGGCATCAGGAAGAAGCCGTGCTGTCCCTTCTGAAAGAACCGCGCTTCAACGGGTACTCCTGCCCGTCGCAGGGCTTCAAAAAAGACAATGCTGTTGTCCACATCGACGAGTCGATCATCGGCGGCATGGAGTATCAGTGTGGGAGGCGTGTCTTTTGTTACTTGCAGTTCGTTGGAAAACAGCCGGACTTGGTCTTCCGACGGTTCGGGGCCGAGCAGCGCCTTGCGCGAATCCATGTGTGTGATCTTCGCGTCCATGCTGATGACCGGATAGACCACGATGAGGAAGTCGGGGCGCAGGCTGATGTGGTCCGGATTATCAACGTAGGCTTTACTAAAGTGCGTCGCCAAGGTTGACGCTAAATGCCCACCGGCCGAAAATCCGATTGCGCCGATACGTGCCGCATCCAGGTTCCACTCTGTGGCGTGCAGACGGACGAACCGCATCGCCTGTTGCGCGTCCTGAAGCGGTCCAATCGACTTGTCCTGCATGGTCTGATCGCTGGGAATACGGTACTTCACCACAAACGCTGCGATCCCGTGGTCCACGAAGAACTGCGCCTGCTGTGTTCCCTCATAGTCAAACGTAAGCCCGGCATAGCTGCCGCCAGGAAAGATCAACAGGCCGGCTCCGTTGGCTTTCATCTTTGCCGGCAGATAAACCTGGATTTGCGGACGAGACACCTTCCGAATAAACGGGCCGGCTGATTCCTCATCTGGTCCAGGTTTTGAATTCGGAATCGCGCCGTCTCCATAAAGCGGAAAGCTTTGCATGCTCGGCGGAAAAAAGTCGCCCCTTCCGGAGGGAGCGGCGGTTTTCTGCGGCGCTGCCGGCGTCGGCCCTGCGTTTTGACAAAACACCGCTGGGACGAGAGTCGCCAGACCGAGAACCAGCAGCGCACTCACCAATTGCACGGTTTCGTGAGAAGAACGCGGTTTTCGCATACTCACGATCGTAATGGCAAACTCCTGTCGGCGCCGTCTGGGGACTGGGAGAAAGCAAACAAAGCGGGATGGGGAACAGACGGAAGGTTTCTAAACAACTCTGATTTTGCCATAATGGGAACGCTCCGTTAAGTGGCCATCGTTTCTTAATCGGAAAAGGATACGGTTCCGCGTGTCCGCGCTTCCCGCATAAACGTCGCGAGTGAAGGATAGGACACTGCGCTAATATCAAACCCTCATGTGTGGACGGTATCGCTTAACGCGTGCAGACAGACTGGCAGAGAAGTTTGAGGCCGTTTACGGCGGCGATGATCTTGATCTGACGCCGCGCTACAACATCGCGCCTACTCAGCCGGTGCTGGTTGTGCGGGCAAACAATGGCCGGCGGGTGATCTCGTCGATGCGCTGGGGCCTCGTTCCATCCTGGGCGAAGGATGCTTCTGCTGCGCAGATCAACGCCAGAAGCGAAACACTCCTCGAGAAACCGGCTTTCCGCGAAAGCTTTGAGCGGCGTCGCTGCCTCATTCCTGCAGATGGTTTTTACGAATGGAAGCGTACCGCCAGCACGAAGCAGCCGTTTCATTTCGGGATGAACGATGATTCTCTGTTTGCTTTCGCCGGTATATGGGACAGATGGAAGCAGCCGCGCGGCCTGGAAATCGAATCGTGCGCGATTCTGACAACCACTCCGAATGACTTGCTCAGCGAGGTGCACGACCGCATGCCGACGATTCTCAGGCCAGAGCACTACGATACGTGGTTAACCGCTCCCATTTTGGAAATTCAACGTCACATCGAGCTGTTTCGGCCCTTCGAATCTGCTTTGATGAAGCGGACCGCGGTCGGCTCTTTCGTGAACGATCCACAGAACGATTCGCCCGAGTGTGTAAAAGAGGCTCCCGAATTGGAGTCGCTACAGGCTCAACTGTTCGAGTGAGCCTTCGAAGTACGAATTAGTACAACCAGAGCTTACTTGGTTTCGCTTGCGGGACGATTGTGAGTCCGTCCGATGACGTTCGGCGCCGCAGAACAGTTTTTGATGGCTCAAGAATTTGCAGCAGTTGAAGGCCGCAGATAAACTGAACCCCCCAAATTGCTGCTAATGGCGGCTCGCAGCGAAAAAAAATGAACAGCGTCGTCAACTGGAGGTGAGGAATGGGTGTGCTCCTGGGTAATGCGTGGCGGGCAGCCGTGCTTGGAGTCGTTTTCTCCCTTGCCGTCCTGCCATCCATCGCCAGTGGTCAGGCTCCGAAGCGATCGACCGGGCACGTTCCGGTTGTCGAGGATCTAATCCAGCTACTCCAGGCGCGACCAGATTTGCGAGCGGCGCTCGAGGGCGCAATTCGGACCGCTGACCTAAAAGGGTTCGAGAACACGGAAGCGCTTCTCGATCAACTGGACGATATGATCGCCACCGTCCCCAACGCGGAGCAGCACCGTCCGCCTCGGGAACTCGATCTTTACTACATTGTCGATCACGCACCGGAAGATCGGCTGAACCGTGACGCGAGTTTCATCGCCTGGATGAAGAAGTATCTGGAAGCGCGGGGCCAGTTTATGGACACGCCCGCGTCGGCTGCGAAAATCTCCTCCTACAAGGTTCTTGCCGGTTGGCGCCTTGATGACTACATCGCCGACCCAAGCGGCTGGATGACTTTCAACCAGTTCTTCGCTCGTGAAGTGAAGCCAGGCAAGCGGCCGATCGCTGAACCTTACAACGAAAAGGTGATCGTGTCGCCAGCCGACTCGGTTTTCGAGGGTGCGTGGGACATCGATGCGAACTCGAAGGTCACAGTC from Terriglobales bacterium includes:
- a CDS encoding alpha/beta hydrolase, translating into MRKPRSSHETVQLVSALLVLGLATLVPAVFCQNAGPTPAAPQKTAAPSGRGDFFPPSMQSFPLYGDGAIPNSKPGPDEESAGPFIRKVSRPQIQVYLPAKMKANGAGLLIFPGGSYAGLTFDYEGTQQAQFFVDHGIAAFVVKYRIPSDQTMQDKSIGPLQDAQQAMRFVRLHATEWNLDAARIGAIGFSAGGHLASTLATHFSKAYVDNPDHISLRPDFLIVVYPVISMDAKITHMDSRKALLGPEPSEDQVRLFSNELQVTKDTPPTLILHAADDRLVDVDNSIVFFEALRRAGVPVEARFFQKGQHGFFLMPRDQWQTPILEWLTANGWLCPRAK
- a CDS encoding SOS response-associated peptidase, with product MCGRYRLTRADRLAEKFEAVYGGDDLDLTPRYNIAPTQPVLVVRANNGRRVISSMRWGLVPSWAKDASAAQINARSETLLEKPAFRESFERRRCLIPADGFYEWKRTASTKQPFHFGMNDDSLFAFAGIWDRWKQPRGLEIESCAILTTTPNDLLSEVHDRMPTILRPEHYDTWLTAPILEIQRHIELFRPFESALMKRTAVGSFVNDPQNDSPECVKEAPELESLQAQLFE
- a CDS encoding phosphatidylserine decarboxylase; translated protein: MGVLLGNAWRAAVLGVVFSLAVLPSIASGQAPKRSTGHVPVVEDLIQLLQARPDLRAALEGAIRTADLKGFENTEALLDQLDDMIATVPNAEQHRPPRELDLYYIVDHAPEDRLNRDASFIAWMKKYLEARGQFMDTPASAAKISSYKVLAGWRLDDYIADPSGWMTFNQFFAREVKPGKRPIAEPYNEKVIVSPADSVFEGAWDIDANSKVTVKGVTWPIAKLLEGSPYQDAFANGIYTHSFLNANDYHRYHVPVAGEIKEVRKIQGRVYMDMIRKPDGSLQAVDGDTYQYNQERGLIVIDSPEVGLVAVLPIGMGPISSVNLTPEVGARLQKGDEFGYFMFGGSDMVMLFQNKKVVINAEVGKKYLQGQRIGEVH